The following is a genomic window from Petrotoga sp. 9PW.55.5.1.
ACTTTTCCAAGGTACCTTGCTTCTATATATTCTTCTGAGAAGATTCCATCTTCACCAATTTCAGCCGAGGCAGGTGCAATTTTATATAGTTCTTCTTCTTCAGCAGTTAAATATACAATTTTTTCATAATCAATCTTACCTTGCCGAACTCGATAATAGGGAGTTTTCAAAAATCCGTATTCATCAACCTTTGCTAATATAGCCATAGAGGTAATTAATCCAATATTCGCACCTTCGGGAGTTTCTATAGGACACATTCTTCCATAATGGGAATGATGAACATCCCTTACTTCAAATTTAGCATGCTCCCTTTTTAATCCACCAGGACCTATAGCAGATAAACGTCTTTTGTGAGTTAGTTCAGCAAGTGGGTTAACTTGATCTAAAAATTGAGATAATTGGCTAGAGGCAAAAAATTGGTGAAAAGATGTCATCAATGCTCTTGAATTGATTAAAGATTGTGGGCTTATTTTATTGATTGACTGGATACCAGTTAATTTTTCCGGAGCATGTTGAATCATTTTAGAAAAAGCTCTTTCAAATTCTATTTGCAATAATTCACCAACAGATCTAACTCTTTTATTACCCAAATGGTCCCTAGTATCAAGCCCTTCTGTGTTTTCTTCTAATTGAAGCAAATATCTTGCTGATAATATAATATCCATCTTATCTAGAGATAAAGAATTTATTGGGTATCTTATTTTTTCTTCACTATTTTGAGGGATCTCCTTTTTTTCAACTTCTTTTAAATAATCTATATAGGCTTTTCTTAATTTTGTTTGAATCTTTTGCCTACCAATTAACGAAAAGTCAAATTTTTCAGGGTTAAAATACATATTATCTATTTCTTCTTTTGCCTTTTGAGCTTTAGGAATTTCTGAAGGTCTGAGCTTAGAAAATATCTCTTTATATGCTTCTAAAGAAGTCAAAGGACCTTCTTTTTCATATCTTTTTTTCATTCTTTCCATTGTTACTTCTGCGATTCTGTTTGCAACAGTAACGCTTTTAATATCGTATTTTTTTAGAAGCTCTAAGACTTCTTTCAATTTCATTCCGGATATAGTTTTTTGAGGAGGATCCATTTTTTCTAATTCTTGGAACGTTAGATTTGAAAGAACAGTACAATTTAAATAATTAGACAGTTCAACTTCGTCTTCTAAATCTATTTCCTGTGGGAACAAACGTAATATATCCAAATCATTTTCGTATCCTAAAGCTTTTAAAAATAAAAAGAAGTTGAATTTTCTTTTTCTATCAATTCTAACTTGAATAATCTCTTTGCCAGGATTTGGATTGAACAGTATCTCTAGCCATGCCCCTTTTACAGGGAGAAAATGAGCTATAAACATTTCTTTAGCAGTGTCCGTTTCTTCTTCTTTTATAAAGTAAATACCAGGAGATCTGACTAGTTGGTTTACTATAACTCTCTCTGCTCCATTTACGATAAAAATTCCTCTATCAGTCATATGAGGTATGTTGCATAAGAAAATATCATCTTTTTCAATCATTTCACCTGTGGATGTATCGGTTATTCTGACTTTTAAGTAAGCTTTACCTGAGTATGTTAAACCTTTATCCCTACATTCGCTCTCACTATTTGTGGGTTCTTCGTATTTTACCTCGAAAAAATCTATTAGAAATTCTTTGTTCTTTTTGCCACTAATTTTTATGGGGACTTTTATTGGCATGTAACTCTTAATAGTGTTGATAATTTTGTTGGACAAAAAATCTTGGAAAGAATCTTTTTGAATTTTAACTAAATCTTCATAGATTTCAGTTTTTTCAGGAACTTTTCCAAAAAAATTTCTTTTTCTTTTTCCTACTTCCTGGGTAAGAATATTCAAAAGAACCACCTCTATATATGTCTAAAAATAATTGATTCAAAAAATATGCAAAAAATCGCATTAGACAAAAGTCCAATGCGAATTATATTATATCTTTTTTTTTTGAATAAAAGGTTAAAGGATTACGTCAACTTAATTTCGAGTTTAATTATTTTAGTTCTACTTCTGCACCTGCTTCTTCTAATTTTTTCTTAATTTCTTCAGCTTCCTCTTTAGGAGCGCTTTCTTTAATAATTGCTTCGGGAGTACCAGCTTTTTCAACTAAATCTTTTGCTTCTTTAAGACCTAAGCTTGTTATTTCTCTGACAACCTTAATTACACCAATTTTCTTGTCTCCAAAACTCTTTAAAATAACGTCAAAATCAGTTTTCTCCTCTTCCTGAGCAGCTGCCTGTCCTGGTACAGCTCCTGGAACAGCAGCCATGACTGGCGCTGATGCTGAAACTCCGAATTCATCCTCTAATGCCTTAACTAATTCCGCTAATTCTCCTACCGTCATATTTTTGATTTCATTTATAAGCTCTTCTTTTGTCATCTGCCAAACACCTCCGAATTTATTAATTTTCTTTTATTTCTTTAATTGCGTTAAATACATAAACTAATTTTCTCAAGTTATCTGATAATGCATTTACTAATCCATAAATAGGATTGTTAAGGGACCTGACAATTGTTGCATAAAGTTCCTGTTTTGAAGGAAGTTTTGAATATTCTACGGCTTTTTCAGCATCAAAGATCCGTCCTTCTAAAACCCCACCTTTGATAAAAGGTTTATTGTTGTGCGCATCAGAAAATTTCTTTACTGCTTTTAAAACTTCTATGGGGTCAGAACTTTTTGCGTATATAACTCCCGTACTACCTTCAAAAAAATTCTCAAAATCTTCCAAGTTTTTTTCAGACATTTTAACAGCAGTTTTTAGGAGAGAGGTTCTGTAAACTGAAAATACAACATCTTCTCCAAACTCTTTAAACAACACCATTCTAAAATCATTACTTTCAGCTACAGACATACCTGTAAAATCTATTAGCATAATAATAGGTGATGTTTCAAGGGCATCGATGAACTTATCGATAAGAGATTTTTTACGTTCTTTGGTTAACAAAAATAGCACCTCCTTATATAAAAAAAACCGCATGAGGTAGCGGTTTAAAGAAACATAATAATTTCTTTCTAATCCACACCTCGGTAGGCGAGAATAAATCTCTTTAACAGCATGACCTACTTTCTTAGGCACGATATTACTATTAATTTTTTAGGAACCGATATTATCTATGCTACATTCGTTGAAGTTAGAGAACCGATGTCTATTGTTAACCCAGGTCCCATGGTTGGAGCGATTACAGCCTTTCTTAAAAATTTACCTTTGGAATTTTCCGGCTTCATTCTTACAAGCTGCTCTACAGCAGCAATTAGATTTTCTTTCAGATCTTCTTTACTAAACGATACTTTACCTAAGGGTATATGAACATTTCCTGTTCTATCATTCCTTACTTCTACTTTCCCGGCTTTAAACTCAACTACAGCTTGAGCAACATCTTCAGTAACGGTACCGGATTTGGGTGAAGGCATAAGCCTCTTGGGCCAAGAACTTTTCCTAATTTCGCAATCTTTCTCATAATATCAGGAGTTGCGATAGCCACATCGAAATCCGTCCAGTTTTCATTTCCAATCTTGTCAACTAGATCATCAGAGCCAACAAAATCAGCACCGGCGTCTTTGGCTTGTTGAGCTTTTTCGCCTTCAGCAAACACCAAAACTTTAACGTTTTTTCCGGTTCCTTTTGGCAACGATATGGTTCCTCTTACGTTTTGATCACCTTTTTTTGCATCGATTCCTAAGAGTATGTGTAATTCAACTGTTCCATCGAACTTTGTGTAAGAAATCTTTTTGACTGTATCGAGAGCCTCTTCAATATCGTAGACTTTCTGTTTATCTACAAGTTTTGTAGCTTCTTTGTATTTTTTACCACGTTTAGGCATTATTTTCTCCTCCCTTTTTAATCCTTTATTTCTATTCCCATATTTCTAGCAGTTCCCGCAATAATCTTTGCAGCAGCATCTAAATCTTTAGCGTTAAGATCTTTCATTTTTAATTCAGCTATTTCACGAAGTTGTTTTTTTGTAACTTTTCCAACAACTTCTTTTCCAGGTTCTTTTGCGCCAGATTTAACACCTGCAGCTTTTTTAATCAAAAAGGATGCGGGAGGAGTTTTTACAATAAAAGTGAATGACCTATCTTCAAAAACAGAAATTTCAACAGGTAGCAAAGTACCTGCTTGATCAGCGGTCGTTGCGTTAAATTTTTTACAAAACTCCATTAAATTAACTCCATATTGGCCTAATGCAGGTCCAACAGGAGGAGCAGGTGTAGCTTTTCCTGCTTCTAATTGTAATTTTACAATTCTTAAAAGTTTTTTTGCCATTCTTTACAACCTCCTAGTGGTTAATGGGATATATCCCTCCCACATGCTTTCAATCAATTATTTTTTCTATTTCGCCCAAAGATAACGTGACCGTAGTTTCTCTACCAAACATAGTTACTACAACTTGAACTTCTTGCTTTTCTAAATCCAAATGTTTTATTTTACCAGTGAAGTATTCAAAAGGTCCATTAATTATCTTTACATGTTCTCCAATTTCAAAATCAGTTCTGACTTCTTTTATTTGACGTTTTTCGTAACTTTCTTCCCCTATTAGTCTTAAGATTGCTCTAACTTCATTTTTGCTTAGTTTTACAGGCTTACCACCTATATTCAATACGGTAGATACGTAGGGGGCATTTTTTATTAATTTCTCTGTTTCTTTAATATACATCATTTCAACAAATATATAACCAGGAAATAAATTTTTCCTTTTAGTTTTTATTATTTTTATCTCTTTATGAAAAGGAGTTTCTCGAATATCTACTCTTCCAGAAAATTTGGATTTATATTCTTTTGATTCGCTAAGTTTTTCACCAGCACTAATATCATTTCCTAATTTGAAAGTTTCATTTATAAAAGTTTCCCTTGGAACAACATAAATGTCATTTTCATTATTATTGTTTTTTATTAAAATTCTTTTTACTTTCTCTACAGAAACTATTTCCCCGTCTACATCACTTTTATACTCAAAGTTTTTAGTAAAAGGAGTATCGGTATGTACTTTTTTTCCGGTTCTTAAGCCTGATAACAATCCAGAACTTTCAGGGATTAAAAAAGTTTTAGAAAATTTTTTCCCTTCAGTTTCTACTATAATTCTTCTAAAATTTTTCGATTCAATTACTTTACCAGCGTTTTTGACAAAAATTTCCGGCTCTTTTGCTAGTAAATCTCCTTTTTTGACATCTTTTCCTTTTCTAACATATACTTTTGCTTCTTTGCTAACATAAATCTTTTGAACTCTTTTATTACTATAATTCAATTCTTCAACTTCGGGTATAATTATCTTTCCAAAATACTTATTCTCACCAACATTTTTGGCCCTTTCTTCAAGGGTTTCCTTGACTTTATTTTCCATTCCCGAATAAACCTGAAGTATATACCATTCTTTGCGCATTTTTTAGTTTTCACCACAGCTTATATAACAAATTTTGTTTTATATAACTAACTACCAAATTACTGGGATGGTGCACCAGCACCTCTTAAGAATACAGGATATACCAACAAGGAGAAAAATTGCAAAAGGCCAAAATCAACCGCAAAGAGATAAACAGCAAAAATTGCGATTACTATTAAAACAACTAGGGTGGAATTAAGTAATTCTTTTCTTGTTGGCCAATTTACTTTTTTAGCTTCTTGCCATACGGAAGTTAAAAAAACCCAAAATTTAGACATTTTTATACACTCCTAAAATAAGAAATGAGTATAATTATATCTTTGCTTCAACATGTTGAGTATGTTTTCTGCAATGAGGACAGTATTTCTTCAATTCAATTTTTTCTTTGTAATTCCTGTTTTTCTTCTTGTAATAATTTCTATTATTACATTCAGTGCATTTTAAAGAGAAAATTATGGTCTGCGTTTTAGTTGCCATTTTTACCACCTCTTTGAAATATGAATAAAATAAATGGTGGTGAGGGAAGGATTCGAACCTTCGAAGGCAGTCTGCCAGCGGATTTACAGTCCGCCCCCTTTGGCCACTCGGGCACCTCACCAATAAGCTAAGATAAGAAAAATACTTGGAGCCGATGAAGGGACTTGAACCCCCAACCTGCTGATTACAAGTCAGCCGCTCTGCCAATTGAGCTACATCGGCAACATCATTACAATAACCGAAGTTGATTATATCAAACCATCTTAACCTTGTCAATGGCTTTTTAGTTAAAAATATATTAAATCGTTTATCGAATTTCAAAATATCCTCCAAAAAACAAATAACAAAGAATTTATCTTTATATATTTTGTTTTTAACAAAGTTCATGATACAATAATAGTGAGATAAAGGTTTTAGAAAACAATATCAAGAAAAATATAATTAATCGACGGAACGCTTAATAAAAATGTTTGAGTTTTGTGTGTTTCTTAGTTAGAAGGAGGAGAAGGACATGTTTGATAATTTTACAGAAAGAGCAGCAAAAGTATTTATAGAAGCTCAGAATGAGGCAAAACAGATGGGTCATCCTTATGTGGGTACAGAGCACATCCTGTTAGGCCTTCTGAAAGTTGGTGGAAAGCAATTAGAAGTAATATTTGAAGAATTCCATCTTTACTATAATTCCATAAAAATGGAAATTACGAATGTTGTAGGAACAAATTCTACTCAAGGAATAATTGGATCACCTCAACCAACTCCGAGAGCTAAACGTATATTAGAATTAGCATATGATGAAGCTGAATTGATGGGGTTTGGAAAGATTGATGCAGAGCATTTACTTCTGGGGATATGTAGAGAAGCAGAAGGTATAGCTTCCCATATATTAAAGAGATCTGGAATAAATTTAACCTTGATGAGAAGAGAACTAACAGATATGATGATTAAAGGAAAGTCTTCGAGCAGAGGTGAAATTGCCAAAACGGAAGAGCAAGAAGAGAGAAAAAGACAAAAACAGAATGCGCTTAAGCAGCTAGAAGACTATGGAACTGATTTAACAACTCTAGCTGAAAATAATAAGTTAGATCCTATAATAGGCAGAGAAATAGAGATTAACAGAGTTATGGAAATATTAGCGAGAAGAAAGAAAAATAACCCCGTTCTTATAGGAGAGGCCGGAGTTGGGAAAAGTGCCGTAGTTGAAGGTTTAGCTCAACGAATAGCTCAAGGGAAAGTTCCAGAAATTCTTAAAAACAAAACAATCTTTTCTCTCGATATAACTTCAATAGTGGCAGGCACAAAATATCGTGGAGAATTCGAAAAAAGAATGAAAAAACTAATGCAAATACTACAAAAGACCGAAGACATAATACTATTCATAGACGAATTACATATGATTGTCGAAGCTGGCGCAGCCGAAGGGTCTTCAATGGATGCTGCGAATGTATTAAAGCCAGCATTAGCAAATGGAGAAATAACTGTGATCGGTTCTACAACGTCTAGTGAATATAGGAAATTTATAGAAAAAGATCCCGCCCTTGAAAGAAGATTCCAGAAAATATACGTAACTGAGCCAACAATTGAAGAAGCAATTAATATCTTATCAGGTATTAAATTCAAATATGAAGAACATCATAAGGTATTATACAAAAATGAGGCCATCAACGCTGCAGTACACCTTTCCGCTAGATATATCACAGACAGACATTTACCAGATAAGGCTATAGATGTAATAGATGAAGCAGGAGCGAAAGTTAGGTTGCAAGCTTTAACATTACCGGACAAATTGAAATTAGAATCTCAAAAATTAGAAGATTTTGAGTTAAAAAACAAGAAGAATGATTATGAAAAAAGTTCCGAGGAAATTGAAAAACAAATACAAAAAATGAAAGAAAAATATGATAAATCTTATTCAGAGTGGAGAAATAAGGCTGAAAATCAAATAATTGAAATAAATGAAGAAAATATAGCTGAAATTATATCAAACTGGACAGGAGTACCACTTAAACAGCTTAGAGCTGAAGAAATGGAGAAATTATTAAATTTAGAAGCTGTTTTGCACGAGAGAGTTGTTGGACAGGATGAAGCGATCAAATCTATATCTAAAGCTATAAGACGTGCAAGGAGTGGTTTAAAAGACCCAAGAAGGCCGACAGGCGTTTTTATGTTCTTAGGTCCAACTGGTGTAGGAAAAACAGAGTTAGCTAAAACATTAGCATCTTATCTATTTGGCGATGAAACTCATCTAGTAAGAATAGATATGAGTGAATATATGGAAAAATTCAGTGTATCAAGATTGGTAGGGGCTCCCCCAGGATACGTTGGATATGATGAAGGTGGCCAACTAACCGAAGTGGTAAGAAGAAGACCCTACTCTGTAATACTATTAGACGAGATTGAAAAGGCTCATACCGACGTTTACAATATACTCTTACAGATAATGGATGAAGGACGGCTAACTGATTCACAAGGAAGGACAGTTGATTTTAGAAATACAATAATTATTATGACTTCGAATTTAGGTTCTGAGCAAATCAACAAAACTAAAAGAAGCCTAGGGTTTGTAGAAGAAGATACACTGGAAAATGAATACAAAGAAATAAAAAATGAAGTAATGTCGGCAGTAAAAAAGAATTTTAAACCTGAATTTATAAATAGATTAGATGATGTTATAGTTTTCCATCCGTTGACAAAGCACCAACTAAAAAATATTATCAACATTCAATTGAGTGATTTGAAGAGTAGGTTAGAGGAGAAGAATTTAAAACTATCTGTTAAAGAAAGCGCGATTGATTTCTTATTAGATAAAGGTTACGATCCGATTTTTGGTGCAAGGCCTTTAAAGAGAGCTATTCAAAGATATGTGGAAGACCCCCTTTCTGAAGAGATTCTCAAAGGTAAATTTGAAGAAGGTAGTCGCATCTTAGTAACTTACCGAAAAACAGATGAAAAACTTGTATTTAGAAAAGGGCCAAAAGCTAAGAAAAAAATAGAAAAGAAAGTGGTCAACAGTTGAAAAAGTCTGAAAAATACTATGTTTGCAACAATTGTGGTTATGAATCAGATAAATGGTTTGCTAAATGTCCCATGTGTAATGAATTGGAATCCGCGGTAGAGTATACCGCGGATCTTAATTTAAAAGGGGAACATATAGAAACACCGAATATTATTTTTCTTGATCAAAAAGTTGATCCGCCTAAAAAGATACCTACAAATTTCAAAGAAGTTGATCAGGTTCTTAATGGTGGGTTGGTAAAAGGAGCTGTATATTTATTAAGTGGGGAACCAGGTATTGGAAAAAGTACGCTTTTGTCACAAATGGCGAAATTTATTGAAGATACAAATGGTTCTATAATATACGTTTCTGGAGAAGAATCAACTGAACAAGTAATTCAAAGGTTTTATAGGTTAGGAATTAATAATAAAAATATTGGTTTAGTATTTGAAAGTAATGTTGAATCTATTATTAAATCGTTTGAGAAAAATCATGTAAAACCTTTTGTTGTATTTATTGATTCCATTCAGACTTTAAAAAGTGAAAATGTAGATTCTTCCCCAGGAAGTATAATTCAAGTAAGAGAAAGTGCACGAAAAATGGTTGAATTTGCGAAAACAAGAAATGTAACGATAATATTGGTTGGTCATGTAACAAAAGAAGGTTCTATTGCTGGGCCAAAAATTTTAGAGCACATGGTTGACTGTGTTTTACAAATGGATATAGAAGGAAGTTCTGGTTTAAGGTTGCTTAAAGTAACGAAAAATCGTTTTGGACCTACAGATGAAGTAGTTTTATTTGAAATTTCACAAAAAGGTTTAAAACCAATAGAGAATATTACCAGTTTCTTACTTTCTGATTATTCAAATGAACCAGGGAATACACTTTCAATAGTTAAGGTAGGTCAAAAACTATTACCAATTGAAATTCAAGCTTTAGTTAGTAATCCAGTATACGGTTCTCCAAGAAGAGTTACTTCTGGGATACCATTAGATAGACTTTTAATGATTATTGCGGTTCTTTCTAAAAAATTAAAGTTGCCTTTAGAAAGCAAAGATATCTTTGTTAATACTGCCGGTGGTTTAAGGATAACAGACAGTTCTATGGACGTTGCAATTGCTTTATCGTTAATTTCTTCTTATTTAGATTTGCCCCTTTCATTTTTTCTAATTGCTTTCGGAGAAATTGGTTTAGATGGAAGAATCAGAGGAATATCCCTTTTGGAAAAAAGAATCGAACTTGCGAAAAAAATAGGTGCAGAGAATATTATTTCTCCAAAAAAATTTTCTGACAAGAAAATTAAAATAAATGTTGTAGAAAACATAAAAGATTTGATAAAATTATTTAAAAAAGGGGAAAATTAAAATGGACGAAAAATTGGGAAAGATTTTTAAACTGATGGCTCCGGGAAAACCAATAAGGAAAGGGATAGATAGGATAATGGAGGCAAATTTAGGGTCTTTGTTATTCTTTTGTTCTCGTCCGGAAGAGTATCTTAAAGATGGACTTATACAACCCGGATTCAAACTTGAATCTGATTTTTTGCCTGAGAAAATATATGAATTATCAAAAATGGATGGTGCAATTGTTCTAAACGAGAGTGGAACAAAAATTTTAGCCGCGAATGCTCAATTAAACCCTGATAAAAACATCTCAAGTTCCGAAACTGGGATGAGACATAAAACTGCGGAAAAGGTTTCTATACAAACAGGAGATTTAACAGTTGCAGTTTCTAAGAGGCGTAATATTGTTTCAGTTTATTATAATAAAATGAAATATGAATTATTACCTGAGAATGTTCTATTTGCTAGGCTTAATCATGAGATTACTATTGCTCAAAGATATCGTCAAAGCTTTATGAATCTTTTGGATAATCTTAATATAGAAGAAATGAAAGAGGAGGTTACCCTATTAGATATTGTAGAGATTATTTCTAAGGGGCAACTAACTTTAAAAATTACACAAAAAGCTGAGAAATATCTTTTAGAATTAGGTGAAATAGCTGGAAGCGCTAAGCTTGAATATGAAGAAATTCTACGCACCATTCCTCGCCTTTTAGGGGCAGTGATTATGGATTATGCCTCAAAGGATCTTGAATGCCAAAAACCTGACGAAGCAATTGATATATTTGAAAATTTAGATGTTGATGATTTGGTTGATCCTTTTAAAATAGCAAAAACATTGGGTTATGAAAATGTATCTTCTGAAGATGATTTAGAAGAAACATTCTTAACTTCGCGTGGTTACAGAATACTTTATTCAACTAAATTACCTGCAAGTGCAGTTAGGAATGTTGTAGAAAGCTTTAAGAATCTATCGGAGTTGATGAAAGCAACTTTTGAGGAATTAACAAACGTTTCGGGAATCGGAAAGCGCCGAGCGGAAATTATTATAGGTGCATTAAATAAGAAAAAGAAAGAAAAAGAAGAAATTTCATTAGATTTATCAAACAACATTGAAAGCAACAATATCCAAGAAGAGGTGAACTGATATAAAAATTTTAGCTAAAAACAAAAAAGCTAAACATGATTATGAAATTATTGAAACTATAGAGGCTGGAATTTCTTTAAAAGGAACTGAAGTAAAATCTGCAAAAGATAGTAAGATTAATTTCAAAGATAGTTTTTGTAAGATAGAAAAAGGTGAAATAATCTTGTACAATATTCATATAAGTCCTTATTCCGGAGCATCAATATTTAATCATGATCCTGAAAGGCCAAGAAGATTATTACTAAGAAAAAAAGAAATAAGAAGACTTCAATCAAAGGTTCAACAAGAGGGATTTACTATAATACCGTTGGAGTTCTATGTTAACGAAAAAGGGTTGGTTAAGGTAGAAATAGCTCTTGCAAAGGGTTTAAAAAAATATGATAAAAGAGAGAAGATTGCAGAAAAAGACTATGAAAGGAGAATTAGAAAACAACAAAAATATGAAAACATATGAAAAAGTAACAGAAGCTATATCAATTGAAGGTTTAACAAAGAAATTTGGTAAGACTGTCGCTGTTGATAATGTTGATTTGAAAATAAATACTGGAGAAATTTTTGGATTAATTGGTCCTAATGGAGCTGGAAAATCTACTATTATGAAAACTATTTCTACTCTTTTATCCCCAACATCAGGGAAGGTAGAAGTGTTTGGAGTGGAACTTTCTAGAAACAAACAACATGTAAGGAATATGATTTCTTTAGTTTCTGACTATTCGGTTTTAGAAAATGATTTGACTCCTGTTGAAAATTTAAAGCTTTTTGCTATTGCAGCAAAGGTTGAAAATGCTGAGACTAAAATAAAAACATTTATAAAAGATTTTGGTTTAGATAAATACAAGAATAAGCTTACAAAAAATCTTTCTTCTGGGAACAAGCAAAAGTTAAACATTGCTAGAGCACTTCTTAAATCACCAAAGATACTTTTATTAGATGAACCTACAAATGCCATAGATGTAGAATCTTCAAGGTTTATAAGAAGGTACATATTGAATGAAAATATTACTAATGGAACAACTATTGTCATTACTTCTCATTATTTATGGGAAGTGGAGCAATTAGCTAACAGTGTAGGTTTGATTGTAGATGGCAAATTGGTCATCAAAGATAACATAGAAAATGTTTATAAAAGGTTTGATTCGATAATTAATATTTACGAGTTAACGTTTAATGAAGAACAACACGATAAAGTTATGAATTCTCTTAAAACCAATAAAGATGTCATCGCCATTAAACCAGTATCAAAAGAAAAAGTTATAATTGATTCAAAAAATAGTACTTTTACTTTGAATGGGATCGATGTTTCAGTAAGGAAATTGCGACCTACTTTGGAGGATATTTATTCATATATACTAACTCAACCTGAAAAATAATTAATTCTTTTATTGCAAGGGTGATTCTTTTTGTTGTTAAGACTTGAGAACGTTTCACATAATTTTGGCGAATTTGATTTATTTTACGATGTGGAATTATCTATTAATGAACAAGACAAGATTGCACTTATAGGGAAAAATGGTTCTGGAAAAACCACGCTTCTTAATATAATATACGGCTCTATAGAACCTATTGAAGGTAAAGTGATAAGAAAAAATAATTTGGAAATATCTTTACTAAAACAATACAGAATAAATTTAAATGATAAAGTTCCTTCTATATATGATTTCCTAAAAGAAAGTGTGAAGAAAAGTTTTTCTGATTATCTTGTTGATAAAACGGTGAGAAGTGTCTTAGTTGGGCTAGGCTTTGAAGAAAATCAATGGGATAGGAAGATCTCAACTTTAAGTGGTGGAGAATTGACCCGATTATCTCTTGGCAAAACTCTTTCAGAAAAAAGTGATTTATTACTTCTTGATGAACCTACTAACCATCTAGATCTTTTTTCTATAGAATGGCTCATCAACTATTTAAAAGGATATAAAGGAGCAATGGTTATAGTTTCTCATGATAGAAAATTTTTAAGCGAATTATGCG
Proteins encoded in this region:
- the rplK gene encoding 50S ribosomal protein L11, giving the protein MAKKLLRIVKLQLEAGKATPAPPVGPALGQYGVNLMEFCKKFNATTADQAGTLLPVEISVFEDRSFTFIVKTPPASFLIKKAAGVKSGAKEPGKEVVGKVTKKQLREIAELKMKDLNAKDLDAAAKIIAGTARNMGIEIKD
- a CDS encoding transcription termination/antitermination NusG family protein, with protein sequence MRKEWYILQVYSGMENKVKETLEERAKNVGENKYFGKIIIPEVEELNYSNKRVQKIYVSKEAKVYVRKGKDVKKGDLLAKEPEIFVKNAGKVIESKNFRRIIVETEGKKFSKTFLIPESSGLLSGLRTGKKVHTDTPFTKNFEYKSDVDGEIVSVEKVKRILIKNNNNENDIYVVPRETFINETFKLGNDISAGEKLSESKEYKSKFSGRVDIRETPFHKEIKIIKTKRKNLFPGYIFVEMMYIKETEKLIKNAPYVSTVLNIGGKPVKLSKNEVRAILRLIGEESYEKRQIKEVRTDFEIGEHVKIINGPFEYFTGKIKHLDLEKQEVQVVVTMFGRETTVTLSLGEIEKIID
- the rpmG gene encoding 50S ribosomal protein L33 — protein: MATKTQTIIFSLKCTECNNRNYYKKKNRNYKEKIELKKYCPHCRKHTQHVEAKI
- the rplL gene encoding 50S ribosomal protein L7/L12, with protein sequence MTKEELINEIKNMTVGELAELVKALEDEFGVSASAPVMAAVPGAVPGQAAAQEEEKTDFDVILKSFGDKKIGVIKVVREITSLGLKEAKDLVEKAGTPEAIIKESAPKEEAEEIKKKLEEAGAEVELK
- the rplJ gene encoding 50S ribosomal protein L10, with protein sequence MLTKERKKSLIDKFIDALETSPIIMLIDFTGMSVAESNDFRMVLFKEFGEDVVFSVYRTSLLKTAVKMSEKNLEDFENFFEGSTGVIYAKSSDPIEVLKAVKKFSDAHNNKPFIKGGVLEGRIFDAEKAVEYSKLPSKQELYATIVRSLNNPIYGLVNALSDNLRKLVYVFNAIKEIKEN
- the secE gene encoding preprotein translocase subunit SecE, which gives rise to MSKFWVFLTSVWQEAKKVNWPTRKELLNSTLVVLIVIAIFAVYLFAVDFGLLQFFSLLVYPVFLRGAGAPSQ
- a CDS encoding DNA-directed RNA polymerase subunit beta, with translation MLTQEVGKRKRNFFGKVPEKTEIYEDLVKIQKDSFQDFLSNKIINTIKSYMPIKVPIKISGKKNKEFLIDFFEVKYEEPTNSESECRDKGLTYSGKAYLKVRITDTSTGEMIEKDDIFLCNIPHMTDRGIFIVNGAERVIVNQLVRSPGIYFIKEEETDTAKEMFIAHFLPVKGAWLEILFNPNPGKEIIQVRIDRKRKFNFFLFLKALGYENDLDILRLFPQEIDLEDEVELSNYLNCTVLSNLTFQELEKMDPPQKTISGMKLKEVLELLKKYDIKSVTVANRIAEVTMERMKKRYEKEGPLTSLEAYKEIFSKLRPSEIPKAQKAKEEIDNMYFNPEKFDFSLIGRQKIQTKLRKAYIDYLKEVEKKEIPQNSEEKIRYPINSLSLDKMDIILSARYLLQLEENTEGLDTRDHLGNKRVRSVGELLQIEFERAFSKMIQHAPEKLTGIQSINKISPQSLINSRALMTSFHQFFASSQLSQFLDQVNPLAELTHKRRLSAIGPGGLKREHAKFEVRDVHHSHYGRMCPIETPEGANIGLITSMAILAKVDEYGFLKTPYYRVRQGKIDYEKIVYLTAEEEELYKIAPASAEIGEDGIFSEEYIEARYLGKVSLYHRDEIEYISVTPKQIASVSASLIPFLEHDDANRALMGSNMQRQAVPLLKPEAPFVGTGVEWLAARDSGYLIIAKNRGIVDYVDGRKIIITRLDEENNVVKDSNEEPIKDEYTLLKYVRSNQDMCINQTPIVNVGDKIEKGEPIADGPSMDMGELALGKNIFVGFLPWEGYNFEDSMVVSQELLENDTFTSIHIEVYETKAMDTQLGPEEITSDIPNVKKDLLRNLDEEGIVKVGSYVSSGDILVGKVTPRGESDTTPEEKLIKSVFGDKGRDVKDTSLTVPHGIEGRVIDVQVFDRKDIPSLEIGVNKYVKVFIATKKTLEVGDKLAGRHGNKGVISTILNKEDMPFLPDGTPLQMLLSPLGVPSRMNIGQILELHLGWLSMLTNDYYATPIFDGATEQEIMEELCKVRREKNLYLGDNPEQPTGKIVLRDGRTGEPFDFPVAVGSMYMLKLSHIAKDKIHARSTGPYSLIHQQPLGGKAHFGGQRFGEMEVWALEAHGAAHTLNEMLTYKSDDIKGRNDVYKAILKGENLPEPGIPESFKVLTKELQGLMLEIKLFDEDGNELDVDRL